Proteins from one Mucilaginibacter jinjuensis genomic window:
- a CDS encoding PAS domain S-box protein codes for MNKPSPLQIVLFVLFTIAMLTILGYSTLHQTSLERTLLLLTIIAFLFGLSIRFYFKSVHIATSSYQNLFNGSPLAIYIMAKGSLKILNVNKAMVKLYGYTEKEFSKMTALDIRPEEDHEEFKRYVVKEKEPDESGIALHQKKNGEKFYVRFNFHSIPLIKEDAVLVMITDIDENIKNEKRIGELLHLYEAVNQATHDVIWDYDLLENKITWMEGFEEIYGYTEENRPYDFNDMTDVYYADRDKVQHFFADVIANKQKDWILEYRFRCADGTIKYVRDRGLSVFNKAGEPIRLIGAMQDIDKQKRYEQELVSRNEQLEEIAWINSHEVRRPLSNILALARMIKEYPNPSDELSTLIEYLYASSQELDDAVNLINKRTRAEV; via the coding sequence ATGAATAAACCTTCGCCGCTCCAAATTGTGCTATTTGTTTTATTCACAATAGCCATGCTTACTATTTTAGGATACAGTACCCTCCACCAAACCTCACTCGAAAGAACTTTATTATTGTTAACCATTATCGCCTTCCTATTCGGTTTATCCATTAGATTTTACTTTAAAAGTGTACATATAGCAACCTCGAGCTACCAGAATCTTTTTAATGGCAGCCCGCTTGCTATTTATATTATGGCAAAGGGCAGCTTAAAAATTCTGAATGTAAACAAAGCAATGGTTAAACTTTATGGCTATACCGAAAAAGAGTTCTCGAAAATGACAGCTCTCGATATAAGGCCTGAAGAAGATCACGAGGAGTTTAAACGGTATGTAGTCAAAGAAAAAGAACCCGACGAATCAGGCATAGCTTTGCATCAAAAAAAGAATGGTGAAAAATTTTATGTAAGGTTTAACTTCCATAGCATCCCGCTGATAAAAGAAGATGCTGTACTGGTAATGATTACCGACATAGATGAAAACATTAAAAATGAGAAACGGATTGGCGAATTATTGCATTTGTACGAAGCCGTAAACCAGGCAACACACGATGTGATATGGGATTATGATCTGCTGGAGAACAAAATTACCTGGATGGAGGGGTTTGAAGAAATTTATGGTTACACTGAAGAAAACCGGCCGTATGATTTTAATGACATGACCGATGTTTACTATGCAGACAGGGACAAGGTTCAGCATTTTTTTGCTGACGTAATAGCCAATAAACAAAAAGACTGGATATTAGAATATCGCTTCAGGTGCGCAGACGGGACTATAAAATATGTTAGGGACCGGGGCCTTTCGGTTTTTAACAAAGCCGGTGAACCCATTCGCTTGATTGGCGCCATGCAGGATATTGACAAGCAGAAACGGTACGAGCAAGAACTGGTGAGCCGCAACGAACAGCTGGAAGAAATTGCGTGGATTAACTCGCACGAGGTAAGGCGCCCCCTCTCCAACATCCTGGCCCTGGCCCGTATGATTAAAGAATACCCCAACCCATCTGATGAGTTGAGCACCTTGATCGAGTACCTGTATGCATCATCGCAAGAATTGGACGACGCTGTTAATTTGATTAATAAAAGGACAAGGGCGGAGGTGTGA
- a CDS encoding polysaccharide biosynthesis protein: MENNLATFKGKTLMITGGTGSFGNAVLNRFLQSDLAEIRIFSRDEKKQEDMRIHYKNNKLNFIIGDIRDFQSINSAMAGVDFLFHAAALKQVPSCEFYPMQAIQTNIIGAENVMEAAAINKVKRVVVLSTDKAVYPINTMGMSKALMEKLAVSKARDPKVRANDSVICATRYGNVMCSRGSIIPLFIKQIKEGNPLTVTDPNMTRFMMSLEDSVDLVLFAFENAQPGDIFVQKSPATTILTLATALKELFNANNEINIIGPRHGEKLYETLCGKEEMAKALDMGDFYKVPADYRDLNYTKYVQEDGPTLVDFEYNSHNTKRLDLDATKQLLLSLDYVQNELKDL; this comes from the coding sequence ATGGAAAATAATTTGGCCACTTTTAAAGGCAAGACGCTAATGATAACTGGCGGGACAGGCTCATTTGGCAACGCGGTATTGAATAGATTTTTGCAATCGGACTTGGCTGAAATAAGGATTTTTAGCCGCGATGAAAAAAAACAAGAGGATATGCGTATCCACTATAAAAATAACAAATTAAATTTCATTATCGGAGATATAAGAGACTTTCAAAGCATTAATTCTGCAATGGCTGGCGTGGATTTCCTTTTTCATGCTGCTGCTTTAAAGCAAGTCCCCTCTTGCGAGTTTTATCCTATGCAGGCAATTCAAACCAATATTATTGGTGCAGAAAATGTGATGGAAGCTGCAGCCATTAATAAGGTAAAACGAGTGGTCGTACTTAGTACTGATAAAGCCGTATATCCGATTAACACCATGGGAATGAGTAAAGCTCTTATGGAAAAACTTGCTGTCTCTAAAGCAAGAGATCCAAAGGTGAGAGCCAATGATTCTGTTATTTGTGCTACACGCTATGGAAACGTTATGTGCTCACGCGGATCAATCATCCCGTTGTTTATTAAACAGATCAAAGAAGGTAATCCATTGACAGTTACAGATCCAAATATGACGCGATTTATGATGTCATTGGAAGATTCTGTTGACTTAGTTCTTTTTGCTTTTGAAAATGCACAACCGGGGGATATTTTTGTACAGAAATCTCCGGCAACCACTATCTTAACATTAGCTACCGCACTTAAGGAGTTATTTAATGCCAATAATGAAATTAATATTATTGGCCCACGCCACGGTGAGAAACTTTATGAGACGCTTTGTGGTAAAGAAGAAATGGCGAAAGCGTTGGATATGGGTGATTTTTACAAAGTCCCGGCAGATTATAGAGATCTTAACTATACAAAATATGTACAGGAAGACGGTCCAACTTTAGTTGATTTTGAATATAATTCTCACAATACGAAAAGATTGGATTTAGATGCAACGAAACAATTGTTGTTATCACTTGATTATGTACAAAATGAACTTAAAGATTTATAA
- a CDS encoding DegT/DnrJ/EryC1/StrS family aminotransferase, producing the protein MLPLVKPFLPPKEVLMPQLEQILYSGYIAEGEAVYEFERNFANFVSNPHTVSLNSGTAALHIALLLAGVGSGDEVISTVLTAEPTNVAIKLVGAKVIWADVDINTGLLDPVSVRSKITAKTKAIMIVHYAGMVADLDEFKKLSEEFNIPVIEDAAHALGSKYNGQVVGSISPYTIFSFQAIKHLTTIDGGMLTLKTEEQQHNAKLLRWFGLDKMKPRLENDIKFPGYKYHMNNVNATVGLVQLKYIQDVIDKHIANGLYFDKELANTAGVELLHYYPKSEASYWLYTLKVENRDAFIKMLAANGISASELHLRNDRHSIFAESKTDLPAFEQFYKKMVHIPCGWWVSKEDREKITDLIKKGW; encoded by the coding sequence ATGCTTCCCTTAGTTAAGCCTTTTTTGCCACCAAAAGAGGTGTTAATGCCTCAATTGGAGCAGATATTGTACAGTGGTTATATTGCCGAAGGCGAAGCTGTGTATGAGTTTGAAAGAAACTTCGCAAATTTTGTATCCAATCCGCATACTGTTTCCCTCAATTCGGGCACAGCAGCATTGCACATTGCGTTGTTACTTGCCGGGGTTGGCTCTGGTGACGAAGTAATTAGCACTGTACTTACTGCCGAACCTACTAACGTGGCCATTAAATTGGTTGGCGCCAAAGTTATTTGGGCTGATGTAGATATAAATACAGGATTGCTTGACCCGGTTTCTGTTCGAAGTAAAATTACGGCAAAAACCAAAGCAATAATGATTGTTCACTATGCTGGTATGGTGGCCGATCTGGATGAATTTAAAAAGTTATCAGAGGAATTTAATATTCCTGTTATTGAAGATGCTGCACACGCGCTTGGATCCAAATATAATGGGCAGGTTGTAGGATCTATATCGCCTTATACCATATTCTCTTTTCAAGCCATAAAGCATCTTACCACCATTGATGGAGGAATGCTAACGCTAAAAACCGAAGAGCAACAACACAATGCGAAACTTTTACGTTGGTTTGGGCTTGATAAGATGAAACCCCGGTTAGAAAATGATATCAAGTTTCCGGGTTACAAATATCACATGAATAATGTAAATGCTACTGTTGGTTTGGTGCAGCTTAAATATATTCAGGATGTTATTGATAAGCACATAGCTAACGGATTATATTTTGACAAAGAGTTAGCAAATACAGCAGGAGTAGAGCTTTTACATTATTATCCAAAGAGTGAGGCTTCATACTGGTTGTATACCCTTAAAGTTGAAAACCGTGATGCCTTTATCAAGATGTTAGCGGCGAACGGCATTTCTGCTTCAGAACTACATTTACGTAATGACAGGCACTCAATTTTTGCAGAATCCAAAACTGATTTACCTGCTTTTGAACAGTTTTATAAAAAAATGGTACACATTCCATGTGGTTGGTGGGTAAGCAAAGAAGATCGCGAAAAAATAACAGATCTCATTAAAAAGGGTTGGTAA
- a CDS encoding DegT/DnrJ/EryC1/StrS family aminotransferase, with amino-acid sequence MIPIFKPYMPPALPELNDILYSGNLSYGKWGKQFESKLSSYIGAEYVMVTNSYNSAMLIMLTTLGLSPGDVVLASPMSCLASNQPFITQNLKVKWVDIDPATGSMDPDSLVKAIDSNCKAIFHNHFCGTPGYIDEINKIASEHGLVVVDDCIEAFGSKYKGKMMGNVGTDASVFSFQTVRLPNTVDGGAIAFKSAKMFERALRIRDYGINRATFRDCYNEISVDSDIEIGGYGALMPEINSYIGYEQMGDLPLLISKQRENAVKWQSYLTAKYPNDKIIGFSEDIDPNFWVIGLLCNNKQESLKHFRNIGYYATGVHISNNHYSVFGDQQYLAGVSDFENKFLALPTGWWIEDLSFD; translated from the coding sequence ATGATACCTATTTTTAAACCCTATATGCCGCCGGCTTTACCAGAGTTGAATGATATTTTATATTCAGGAAATCTGTCTTACGGCAAATGGGGTAAGCAATTTGAAAGCAAGCTGAGCAGCTATATAGGTGCAGAGTACGTAATGGTAACTAACTCTTATAACTCTGCAATGCTGATTATGCTTACAACACTGGGCTTATCGCCAGGCGACGTTGTATTAGCATCGCCTATGAGCTGTTTGGCTTCTAATCAACCATTTATAACTCAAAATTTGAAAGTAAAATGGGTTGATATTGATCCGGCCACCGGATCAATGGATCCTGATAGCCTTGTAAAAGCAATTGATAGTAATTGCAAGGCTATTTTTCATAACCATTTTTGCGGTACACCTGGTTATATTGATGAGATCAACAAAATAGCTTCTGAGCATGGCTTGGTAGTGGTTGATGATTGTATTGAAGCTTTCGGGTCGAAATATAAAGGTAAAATGATGGGTAATGTAGGTACAGATGCATCTGTATTTTCATTTCAAACCGTAAGGTTACCAAATACAGTTGATGGTGGTGCTATCGCATTCAAAAGTGCTAAAATGTTTGAGCGCGCTCTGCGTATTCGTGATTATGGTATTAACCGTGCCACATTTAGAGATTGTTATAACGAAATAAGTGTCGATTCGGATATTGAAATAGGCGGATATGGAGCTCTAATGCCCGAAATCAATTCTTATATCGGCTATGAACAGATGGGAGACCTGCCGTTGCTTATTAGCAAACAACGCGAAAATGCAGTTAAATGGCAATCGTACTTAACTGCTAAATATCCAAATGACAAAATTATAGGTTTTAGTGAAGATATAGATCCTAATTTTTGGGTAATAGGTTTGTTGTGTAACAATAAGCAAGAATCACTAAAACATTTTAGAAATATTGGATATTACGCTACCGGTGTTCACATTAGTAATAACCATTACTCGGTTTTTGGCGATCAGCAATATTTAGCTGGTGTAAGTGACTTTGAAAACAAATTTTTGGCATTGCCAACGGGATGGTGGATAGAAGATTTATCGTTTGATTAA
- a CDS encoding acyl carrier protein, with protein MIEKSNFLDNFKELFEETSPDQITFQSHFRDLDEWSSLIVLSLIVQFEDNYNVKLNLEKIESAVTVEDLYQLTQ; from the coding sequence ATGATAGAAAAAAGCAATTTCTTAGATAATTTCAAAGAATTATTTGAAGAGACATCTCCTGACCAAATAACCTTTCAAAGTCATTTCAGAGATCTGGATGAGTGGAGCTCATTAATAGTATTGTCATTGATAGTTCAATTTGAAGATAATTACAACGTAAAATTAAATCTAGAAAAAATAGAATCAGCAGTTACTGTGGAAGATTTATATCAATTAACTCAGTAA
- a CDS encoding SDR family NAD(P)-dependent oxidoreductase, with product MSIDYNFNEKHLLITGCTSGIGQQCAWDLNKFNATLSVTGRSSEKFVKTKEKLKSGSYNAFIGDLTNSEFIDDLVKDVKPLDGLVLSAGIVDYTPVKLISKQRIRNVFDLNFEANVLLIQKLLLKKKINNSASIVIISSISNKLGIPGTALYAASKAAISAYAKVLSSELSSKKIRVNTVVPGVIKTELITNKGVISVEEFNKDENAYPLGYGTVEDVSNQIMYLLSDASKWVTGSEFVLDGGYLLK from the coding sequence ATGTCAATAGATTACAATTTTAATGAAAAGCATTTATTGATTACAGGCTGTACTTCTGGAATTGGACAGCAGTGCGCTTGGGACTTAAACAAATTTAATGCTACGTTATCAGTAACTGGCAGAAGTTCGGAAAAATTTGTAAAAACGAAAGAGAAACTTAAGTCTGGTTCATACAATGCTTTTATTGGTGATTTAACGAACAGTGAATTTATTGATGATTTAGTAAAAGATGTTAAACCTTTGGATGGGTTAGTTCTATCGGCAGGTATAGTTGATTATACTCCGGTAAAATTAATTAGTAAACAAAGAATAAGAAATGTATTTGATTTAAATTTCGAGGCCAACGTTTTATTAATTCAAAAATTATTATTGAAAAAAAAGATAAATAATTCAGCATCTATAGTTATCATTTCTTCTATATCAAACAAACTTGGGATTCCTGGAACTGCGCTTTATGCGGCTTCAAAAGCGGCAATTAGCGCCTATGCGAAAGTTTTGTCAAGCGAGTTGTCATCAAAAAAAATACGAGTTAATACAGTAGTTCCTGGTGTTATTAAAACAGAATTAATTACAAATAAGGGAGTAATTAGCGTTGAGGAGTTTAATAAGGATGAAAATGCTTATCCTTTAGGATATGGTACTGTTGAAGATGTCTCAAATCAAATAATGTATTTATTGTCAGATGCCTCGAAGTGGGTGACTGGGTCTGAATTTGTTCTTGACGGCGGCTATTTGCTTAAATAA
- a CDS encoding 3-oxoacyl-ACP synthase III family protein: MNKAYIKYIEYYLPDAILDNNTLNEEFPSWSADKISAKTGIYQRHIAAPDEFASDMAIKVAEKLIVNNNIDRSEIDFILLCTQSPDYFLPTTACIVQNKLNIPSSAGALDFNLGCSGYVYGLALAKGLIVSNIAKNVLLITSEVYSKFIHEKDKSNRTIFGDGASATLISNSGLCEIGEFDLGTDGSGANNLIVKEGATRYPERGNTETIDSFGNVHAPACLYMNGPEIFTFTSRAVPELINNTLNKNNLSLAKIDLHIFHQANQFMLEHLMKKIGIDRDRFFIYLKECGNTVSSTIPIALKNAIEGKIKKGDNVLLAGFGVGYSWGATILFF, encoded by the coding sequence ATGAATAAAGCGTATATAAAATATATAGAATATTATTTACCTGATGCAATATTGGATAATAATACTCTTAATGAGGAATTTCCATCTTGGTCGGCTGATAAAATTTCGGCGAAGACCGGCATTTATCAGAGACATATTGCCGCTCCAGATGAATTTGCCTCTGATATGGCGATTAAAGTTGCTGAAAAACTAATAGTAAATAATAATATTGATCGATCTGAGATTGATTTTATTCTTTTATGTACACAAAGCCCTGATTACTTTTTGCCAACTACAGCATGTATAGTACAAAACAAACTTAATATCCCATCTAGCGCAGGAGCATTAGATTTTAATCTGGGGTGTTCTGGATATGTATATGGGTTAGCTTTAGCAAAAGGATTAATAGTTTCCAATATTGCTAAAAATGTATTGTTAATTACATCTGAAGTATACTCTAAATTTATCCATGAAAAGGATAAATCAAATCGGACTATTTTTGGTGACGGCGCAAGCGCTACATTGATAAGTAACAGTGGGTTATGTGAAATAGGAGAATTTGATTTAGGTACTGATGGTTCGGGTGCTAACAATTTAATAGTAAAAGAAGGTGCTACCCGGTATCCCGAAAGGGGAAATACAGAAACCATTGATAGTTTTGGGAATGTTCATGCGCCCGCCTGCCTTTATATGAATGGCCCTGAAATTTTTACATTTACGTCAAGAGCTGTTCCTGAATTAATTAATAATACATTAAATAAAAATAACCTTTCATTAGCTAAAATTGACTTGCATATTTTTCATCAGGCTAATCAATTTATGCTTGAGCACTTAATGAAAAAAATTGGAATAGATAGAGATCGTTTTTTTATCTATTTAAAGGAATGCGGGAATACTGTATCTTCAACTATACCAATTGCTTTGAAAAATGCTATAGAGGGAAAAATTAAAAAAGGCGACAACGTTCTGCTAGCTGGCTTCGGTGTAGGGTACTCATGGGGAGCAACTATCCTCTTTTTTTGA
- a CDS encoding protoporphyrinogen/coproporphyrinogen oxidase, with the protein MRKVIVIGSGISGLSISRMLAEDNEVEILERDELHGGLIKCKRIDGNLFHLVGGHVFNSRNQAVLDWFWKHFDRQNEFIKANRNAKILMGDAVIGYPIENYLYQLPEQQAIIVLNELLDKLSSGVRDVGDYANFKDFLIGNFGEELYNIYFGPYNTKIWNTDLSKVPLEWLEGKLPMPKLREVILSNVVRQEETTMVHSTFYYPCKNGSQFIVDRLAEGLSINKSYDVQSIEYLDEYKLSVNNGDKIVDSIVYCGDVRKLHNIIKINDSALQKALIDISNLVSNGTSNILCETDADDISWLYLPEERFKAHRIIYTGNFSDSNNGGTARKTCVVEFSGKQNQDDMIKELALLPGNLVPLAFNYEPNSYIIQGEETREKILLLKKLLKPYRIFLLGRFAEWEYYNMDKCIEAAMDLKRLNF; encoded by the coding sequence ATGAGAAAAGTAATAGTAATTGGATCTGGTATTTCTGGATTAAGTATTTCTAGAATGTTGGCAGAAGACAATGAAGTCGAAATTTTAGAACGTGATGAATTGCATGGTGGGTTAATAAAATGTAAAAGAATAGACGGTAATTTATTCCATCTTGTTGGCGGTCATGTTTTTAATAGCCGAAACCAAGCTGTTTTGGATTGGTTCTGGAAACATTTTGACAGGCAGAATGAATTCATTAAAGCGAATAGGAATGCTAAAATATTAATGGGGGATGCAGTAATTGGTTATCCTATTGAAAATTATTTATATCAGCTACCTGAGCAACAGGCAATTATTGTATTAAATGAATTGCTTGATAAGTTATCCAGTGGTGTAAGAGATGTAGGTGATTACGCAAATTTCAAAGATTTCCTTATAGGAAATTTCGGTGAGGAGCTTTACAACATATACTTCGGGCCTTACAATACTAAAATATGGAATACTGATTTATCAAAGGTCCCACTTGAATGGCTTGAAGGTAAACTACCTATGCCAAAGTTACGGGAAGTAATACTTAGTAATGTGGTTAGGCAGGAAGAAACTACAATGGTTCATTCCACATTCTATTACCCCTGTAAAAACGGATCGCAATTTATTGTAGATCGATTAGCTGAAGGTTTATCAATTAATAAGTCGTATGATGTTCAGTCGATAGAATATTTAGATGAATATAAACTTTCTGTTAATAATGGCGATAAGATTGTTGATTCTATTGTTTACTGTGGAGATGTAAGGAAACTACATAATATAATTAAAATTAATGACTCGGCTTTACAAAAAGCTCTTATAGATATTTCCAATTTGGTTTCTAATGGTACTTCAAACATACTTTGTGAAACAGATGCTGATGATATTTCGTGGCTGTATTTACCAGAAGAAAGATTTAAAGCTCATCGAATTATCTACACAGGTAACTTTAGTGACTCGAACAATGGTGGCACGGCTCGTAAAACATGCGTGGTTGAGTTTTCAGGTAAACAGAATCAGGATGATATGATTAAAGAATTAGCTTTATTACCGGGCAATTTAGTGCCTCTTGCATTTAATTATGAACCAAATTCATACATTATACAAGGAGAGGAAACCAGAGAGAAGATATTATTGTTGAAAAAACTATTGAAGCCATATCGCATCTTTTTGTTAGGAAGATTTGCAGAATGGGAATATTACAACATGGATAAATGTATAGAGGCCGCAATGGATTTAAAAAGGCTTAACTTTTAA
- a CDS encoding flippase has product MKLKKNAFYNILLTGSSLVLPLFTFPYVTRILAPEGIGHVNFANSFIQYFVILTSLGIPLYGIREVAKVKDSIRLRSKILFELLLIKIICTFFGILLYLILIYSIGKFHASLQYYLFGIATIIIGVFDLNYFFYALEDFKYITTRTVFFQIVSVIITFVLIKTKEDTLIYFCIPIVISLLNTLINTKYILRFISFKALYLKLNMRAHVKPLLLLFSVGIFTSIYNLLDVTILGFISGDASIGYYTVASKINKIPLSLIMVLVPVMLPRIAVEFKNENHDEINRLITKTLQFVILLGVPIMVGLYLLAPEIIALFSGKAFASSITTLRIMCPVILIIGMTTNFSTQLLIPMGQDKELLYAVIVGTIVSLVLNFILIPIFEQNGAAISNLVAELFVLICCYLYVRKKIKIKIPYQQLIVFTLLCIPFWGIVIVCRKMSSVPLTILISALCICVAYFTLLQVFILKNKIVLEVLGPIKNKIFKKNI; this is encoded by the coding sequence ATGAAATTAAAAAAAAATGCTTTCTATAATATATTGCTTACAGGCTCAAGTTTAGTTTTGCCCTTGTTTACTTTTCCTTATGTTACCAGAATTTTGGCTCCAGAAGGAATTGGCCATGTCAATTTTGCAAACTCTTTTATACAATACTTTGTGATTCTTACTTCCTTAGGTATCCCATTATATGGGATAAGAGAAGTAGCAAAAGTAAAGGATTCAATAAGGTTAAGAAGCAAAATATTATTTGAATTATTGTTAATAAAAATCATCTGTACATTTTTTGGAATCTTACTATATCTGATATTAATCTATTCCATCGGTAAATTCCATGCCAGTTTGCAATATTACTTATTTGGTATAGCAACAATAATCATTGGGGTCTTTGATCTTAATTACTTTTTTTATGCATTGGAAGACTTTAAATACATTACCACGCGGACAGTCTTCTTTCAGATTGTTTCTGTAATAATAACCTTCGTTTTAATAAAAACAAAAGAAGATACATTAATTTATTTTTGTATTCCAATAGTAATCAGCCTTCTAAATACATTAATTAATACAAAGTATATTCTCAGGTTTATCAGTTTTAAGGCTCTTTATCTTAAATTGAATATGAGAGCACATGTAAAGCCCTTGCTTTTGTTATTTTCTGTGGGGATCTTTACAAGTATCTATAATTTACTCGATGTTACTATACTTGGATTTATATCAGGGGATGCCAGTATAGGTTATTATACTGTTGCATCTAAAATAAATAAAATACCACTTTCTTTAATAATGGTCTTAGTACCTGTGATGTTGCCAAGGATTGCCGTTGAATTTAAAAATGAAAATCATGACGAAATAAATCGACTGATTACGAAGACGCTTCAGTTTGTTATTCTTTTGGGCGTTCCAATCATGGTGGGGCTATACTTATTAGCACCAGAAATTATTGCACTTTTTTCGGGTAAGGCATTTGCGTCTTCTATCACTACCCTACGTATAATGTGTCCGGTTATATTGATAATTGGTATGACAACGAATTTCAGCACACAATTATTAATACCAATGGGACAGGATAAAGAACTTTTGTATGCAGTTATTGTAGGCACTATTGTAAGCTTGGTACTTAACTTTATTCTTATCCCAATTTTTGAACAAAATGGAGCAGCCATTTCTAACCTGGTTGCAGAATTATTTGTTTTAATTTGTTGCTATTTATACGTACGAAAAAAAATCAAAATCAAAATCCCATATCAACAGTTGATCGTCTTCACATTGCTTTGCATCCCATTTTGGGGTATTGTAATAGTTTGTAGAAAAATGTCTTCAGTCCCGCTTACTATTTTGATTTCTG